A region of Vigna radiata var. radiata cultivar VC1973A chromosome 6, Vradiata_ver6, whole genome shotgun sequence DNA encodes the following proteins:
- the LOC106763426 gene encoding methylesterase 17, whose product MKEEKAMAVSEESADTRRTIPSLKEHFVLVHGIGGGAWCWYKIRCLMENSGYKVSCIDLKSAGIDQSHADSLLSFDDYNQPLMDFLSALPENEQVILVGHSAGGLSVTKACHKFAKKIRLAVYVAATMLKLGFTTDEDLKHGVPDLSEFGDVYQLGFGLGEDKPPTSAMVKKEFQRKIIYHLSPHEDSTLACMLLKPGPIKALTSARFVEDGEVEKVPRMYIKTSQDHVMKAEQQEAMIKRWPPLSVYELDSDHSPFFSTPFLLFGLLVKAATLHFGCSFTNPPS is encoded by the exons ATGAAGGAAGAGAAAGCCATGGCAGTGAGTGAGGAAAGTGCTGATACCAGAAGAACAATTCCGTCGTTAAAAGAACACTTTGTGCTGGTGCATGGCATTGGTGGAGGAGCTTGGTGCTGGTACAAAATCCGGTGCCTTATGGAGAATTCTGGCTACAAAGTCTCATGCATAGACCTCAAGAGTGCAGGAATTGATCAGTCTCATGCTgattctcttctttcttttgatGATTACAACCAACCCCTCATGGATTTCTTGTCTGCTTTGCCAGAAAATGAACAG GTGATTTTGGTGGGGCACAGTGCAGGAGGGTTGAGTGTTACCAAGGCTTGTCACAAATTTGCCAAGAAGATCCGTTTAGCTGTGTATGTGGCAGCAACTATGCTCAAGTTAGGATTCACCACAGACGAAGATCTCAAACAT GGTGTACCTGACCTATCTGAGTTTGGAGATGTATACCAGCTAGGATTTGGATTGGGAGAGGATAAGCCTCCAACCAGTGCTATGGTGAAGAAAGAATTTCAACGCAAAATCATATATCATTTAAGTCCACATGAG GATTCAACCTTAGCTTGTATGCTGTTGAAGCCAGGACCTATTAAAGCATTGACAAGTGCTAGGTTTGTGGAGGATGGTGAAGTGGAGAAGGTGCCAAGGATGTACATAAAGACAAGTCAAGACCATGTGATGAAGGCAGAGCAACAAGAAGCCATGATAAAGAGGTGGCCACCATTGAGTGTGTATGAACTAGACAGTGATCATAGTCCTTTCTTCTCTACCCCGTTTCTCCTCTTTGGGTTACTTGTAAAAGCTGCAACTCTTCACTTTGGATGCAGCTTTACTAACCCTCCTTCATAA